In Xanthomonas campestris pv. phormiicola, the DNA window CCGCGTGTTCCAGGGCGTGCCGGCACCGATCAACCTGCTGGTGCCCCCGCATCACTACCAGGACGACAACACGCTGATCATCGGCGTCGATCCGAGTTCGTCCGCGAAGGGGGCCGCGTAAGCCATGGCTGACAATCTCCTTACCCGCACCGCGGGCAACGTGTTCGACTGGGTCAACGAACGCGCGCCGGGGCTGATGCCGTTCTACCGCAAGCACGTCAGCGAGTACTACGCGCCGAAGAACTTCAACCTCTGGTACTACTTCGGTTCGCTGGCGATGGTGGTGCTGGTCAACCAGATCGTCACCGGCATCTTCCTGACGATGCACTACAAGACCAGCGCGGCCGAGGCGTTCAACTCGGTCGAGTACATCATGCGCGACGTGGAGTGGGGCTGGCTGATCCGCTACATGCACTCCACCGGCGCCTCGCTGTTCTTCATCGTGGTGTACCTGCACATGTTCCGCGGGCTGCTCTACGGCAGCTACAAGAAGCCGCGCGAGCTGGTGTGGATCCTGGGCATGCTGATCTACCTGGTGCTGATGGCCGAGGCCTTCATGGGCTACGTGCTGCCGTGGGGGCAGATGTCGTTCTGGGGCGCCAAGGTGATCATCTCGCTGTTCGGCGCGATCCCGGTGATCGGCAACGGCCTGACCGAGTGGATCATGGGCGACTACCTGCCGTCCGACGCCACCCTCAACCGCTTCTTCGCGCTGCACGTGATCGCGCTGCCGCTGGTGCTGCTGTTGCTGGTGGTGCTGCACCTGGGCGCGCTGCACGAGGTCGGCTCCAACAATCCCGACGGCGTGGAGATCAAGAAGGGGCCCAAGGGCAACCGCTGGGATCCGAACAAGCCGGCCGACGGCATTCCGTTCCACCCGTACTACACGGTCAAGGACCTGGTCGGGGTCGGCTTCCTGCTGCTGATCGGCGCCTTCATCATCTTCTTCGTGCCCGCGTTCGGCGGCCTGTTCCTGGAGCACGACAACTTCACCGAGGCCAACCGCCTGGTCACGCCCGAGCACATCAAGCCGGTGTGGTACTACACGCCGTACTACGCGATGCTGCGGGTGGTGCCGAACAAGCTCGGCGGCGTGCTGGTGATGTTCTCGGCGATCGCGATCCTGTTCCTGGTGCCGTGGCTGGACCGCGCCAAGGTCAAGTCGATCCGCTACCGCGGCTGGATCTCGCGGGTGATGCTGGGCGTGCTGGCGGTGTGCTTCGTCTGGCTCGGGGTGATCGGGTCCGGTCCCGGTACCGATGCCAGCGAGACCATCATCGGGCGCGTGCTGACCGTGCTGTACTTCGGATTCTTCCTGACCATGCCGGTCTGGACCACGCTGGACCGGACCAAGCCGGTGCCGGAGCGGGTGACCACCCATGACTAAGCCCGTGATTGCCGTGCTGGCCTGCCCCGCGAGCGTTTCGTTGTTGTCTGCCATGAGCTGCCTGCTGCCGTTGCGGCAGATCGTGTTCTGGGGCCGGCAGGTGCTCGGCTCCTTGTCCGCTGCGATGGCGGAGGGCTCCCTATGAGCAAGCGCCTGATGTCCGTCCTGGCCTGCTTCGCCTCCGCGCTGCTGTTGTCCGCCTCGGCGCTGGCCGCCGAGGGCGTCGCCACCCAGCAGGCCGGCAACGACCTCGGCGACCGCGCCTCGCTGCAGCGCGGCGCCAAGCTGTTCATGAACTACTGCTCCGGCTGCCACTCGCTGAAGTACCTGCGCTACTCGCGCATGGCCGAGGACCTGGGCCTGAGCGAGGACGAGGTGATGGCCAACCTCAACTTCACCGGCGCCAAGGTCGGCGAGCACATCGAGGCGGCGATGCCGCACGATGCGGCGACCAAGTGGTTCGGCAAGGCGCCGCCGGACCTGAGCCTGATCGCGCGCGTGCGCGGCACCGACTGGGTCTATACCTACCTCAAGTCGTTCTATCTGGACCAGTCGCGCCCGTTGGGCTGGAACAACAAGCTGTTCGCCAACGCCTCGATGCCCAATCCGCTGTGGGAGCTGCAGGGCCTGCAGCAGCCGATCTACGGCAAGGCCGAGCAACCCGGCGTGGACAAGCCGGTGGAGCGGCTGCAGTTGGCCTCGCCCGGCAGGCAGACCCCGGCGCAGTTCGACCAGACGGTCCGCGACATCAGCAATTTCCTCGAATACGCCGGCGAACCGGCGGCGCTGAAGCGGCAGAGCCTGGGCGTGTGGGTGGTGCTGTTCCTGGCGCTGCTGACCTTCCTCGCCTATCTGCTGAAGAAGGAATACTGGAAGGACGTGCATTAGCGTCGGCCGCGGTGCCGACGCGTTGTCTGCATCGTTGCTGACCCGATCCCCTG includes these proteins:
- a CDS encoding cytochrome bc complex cytochrome b subunit is translated as MADNLLTRTAGNVFDWVNERAPGLMPFYRKHVSEYYAPKNFNLWYYFGSLAMVVLVNQIVTGIFLTMHYKTSAAEAFNSVEYIMRDVEWGWLIRYMHSTGASLFFIVVYLHMFRGLLYGSYKKPRELVWILGMLIYLVLMAEAFMGYVLPWGQMSFWGAKVIISLFGAIPVIGNGLTEWIMGDYLPSDATLNRFFALHVIALPLVLLLLVVLHLGALHEVGSNNPDGVEIKKGPKGNRWDPNKPADGIPFHPYYTVKDLVGVGFLLLIGAFIIFFVPAFGGLFLEHDNFTEANRLVTPEHIKPVWYYTPYYAMLRVVPNKLGGVLVMFSAIAILFLVPWLDRAKVKSIRYRGWISRVMLGVLAVCFVWLGVIGSGPGTDASETIIGRVLTVLYFGFFLTMPVWTTLDRTKPVPERVTTHD
- a CDS encoding cytochrome c1, with amino-acid sequence MSKRLMSVLACFASALLLSASALAAEGVATQQAGNDLGDRASLQRGAKLFMNYCSGCHSLKYLRYSRMAEDLGLSEDEVMANLNFTGAKVGEHIEAAMPHDAATKWFGKAPPDLSLIARVRGTDWVYTYLKSFYLDQSRPLGWNNKLFANASMPNPLWELQGLQQPIYGKAEQPGVDKPVERLQLASPGRQTPAQFDQTVRDISNFLEYAGEPAALKRQSLGVWVVLFLALLTFLAYLLKKEYWKDVH